In Sorghum bicolor cultivar BTx623 chromosome 10, Sorghum_bicolor_NCBIv3, whole genome shotgun sequence, one genomic interval encodes:
- the LOC8069377 gene encoding ubiquitin-conjugating enzyme E2 22 isoform X2: protein MATNENLPPNVIRQLAKELKNLDESPPEGINVIINDDDFTTIFADIEGPAGTPYENGVFRMKLLLSRDFPHSPPKGFFLTKIFHPNIATSGEICVNTLKKDWNPGLGLRHVLLVVRCLLIEPFPESALNEQAGKMLLENYEEYARHARLYTGIHALKPKNKSKTGAISESTTALNVDKSSTASSENTPSMPPAVSTSTASRAFGTNLQDQNPTVSDPAVGAAAARKKDGPMASKVPVDKKKMDARKKSLKRL, encoded by the exons ATG GCAACCAATGAGAACCTCCCACCAAATGTCATCAGGCAATTGGCTAAAGAACTGAAGAATCTTGATGAGTCGCCTCCAGAAGGGATTAATGTGATTATCAATGATGATGACTTCACTACTATTTTTGCTGATATTGAAGGCCCTG CTGGAACTCCATATGAGAACGGAGTGTTCAGGATGAAGCTATTATTGTCTCGCGACTTCCCTCATTCTCCCCCAAAAG GATTCTTCTTGACAAAAATTTTCCATCCAAACATAGCTACTAGTGGCGAGATATGTGTAAACACACTGAAGAAGGATTGGAATCCTGGCCTTGGATTAAGACATGTTCTTCTG GTAGTGAGATGCCTTCTGATTGAACCATTTCCTGAATCTGCACTTAATGAACAAGCTGGGAAGATGTTACTTGAAAATTATGAGGAATATGCACGGCATGCAAG GTTATACACTGGCATCCATGCCCTTAAACCTAAGAATAAGTCCAAGACTGGAGCTATATCTGAGTCGACCACAGCTCTGAATGTCGACAAGTCGAGTACTGCTTCCAGCGAGAACACACCATCGATGCCACCGGCCGTATCGACCTCCACTGCATCCAGAGCATTTGGTACGAATTTGCAGGATCAGAACCCTACTGTTTCTGATCCTGCTGTAGGAGCCGCGGCGGCGCGAAAGAAGGATGGCCCAATGGCCTCCAAAGTTCCTGTTGATAAGAAAAAGATGGATGCGCGGAAGAAGAGCCTGAAGAGATTATAG
- the LOC8069377 gene encoding ubiquitin-conjugating enzyme E2 22 isoform X1, whose protein sequence is MSLTLKATNENLPPNVIRQLAKELKNLDESPPEGINVIINDDDFTTIFADIEGPAGTPYENGVFRMKLLLSRDFPHSPPKGFFLTKIFHPNIATSGEICVNTLKKDWNPGLGLRHVLLVVRCLLIEPFPESALNEQAGKMLLENYEEYARHARLYTGIHALKPKNKSKTGAISESTTALNVDKSSTASSENTPSMPPAVSTSTASRAFGTNLQDQNPTVSDPAVGAAAARKKDGPMASKVPVDKKKMDARKKSLKRL, encoded by the exons ATGTCTCTGACACTGAAGGCAACCAATGAGAACCTCCCACCAAATGTCATCAGGCAATTGGCTAAAGAACTGAAGAATCTTGATGAGTCGCCTCCAGAAGGGATTAATGTGATTATCAATGATGATGACTTCACTACTATTTTTGCTGATATTGAAGGCCCTG CTGGAACTCCATATGAGAACGGAGTGTTCAGGATGAAGCTATTATTGTCTCGCGACTTCCCTCATTCTCCCCCAAAAG GATTCTTCTTGACAAAAATTTTCCATCCAAACATAGCTACTAGTGGCGAGATATGTGTAAACACACTGAAGAAGGATTGGAATCCTGGCCTTGGATTAAGACATGTTCTTCTG GTAGTGAGATGCCTTCTGATTGAACCATTTCCTGAATCTGCACTTAATGAACAAGCTGGGAAGATGTTACTTGAAAATTATGAGGAATATGCACGGCATGCAAG GTTATACACTGGCATCCATGCCCTTAAACCTAAGAATAAGTCCAAGACTGGAGCTATATCTGAGTCGACCACAGCTCTGAATGTCGACAAGTCGAGTACTGCTTCCAGCGAGAACACACCATCGATGCCACCGGCCGTATCGACCTCCACTGCATCCAGAGCATTTGGTACGAATTTGCAGGATCAGAACCCTACTGTTTCTGATCCTGCTGTAGGAGCCGCGGCGGCGCGAAAGAAGGATGGCCCAATGGCCTCCAAAGTTCCTGTTGATAAGAAAAAGATGGATGCGCGGAAGAAGAGCCTGAAGAGATTATAG